CTTGTACAATATTGACCTCGAAACCCTTCATCAACTTCTCGTTGCCCACTGCTACCGTCCTACCAGAGATTATTGCTACAACACCTTGGCCAAGGATTGCTGTAAAGTCCTCCGGCTCTGGTGGCTCGATTCCAGCCTTTCTGGCTGCCTCCAAGATGGATCTCGCTATTGGATGCTCACTCCTCTTCTCGGCTGCTGCGGCTAAAGCTAGTACCTCATCCCTTGGAAGGTTGTAGGTTATTATTTCCACAACCTCTGGGCGACCGATGGTAAGGGTGCCTGTCTTATCGAAGACAACCATCGTCAACTTGGTTGCCTTCTCTATAGACTCGATGTTCCTTATTACCACACCTTGTCTCGCAACATGGCCAACTCCCGTTACAACTGCTAGAGGTGAAGCTAAGCCTAAAAGCGCAAGGACAAGCAACGAGTAACACAGCAGCAAGGAAGACAAGCGCCTTTCCGAGCGGCAGTCCTGCTATGAAATACCAGTAGATGAACACGATTGTAGCAATTCCCATGACAAACCATGCAAACATACCAGCAGTTTTGTCAACGATGTGTTGTATCGGGGGCTTGCCTGCTTGTGCATGCCTTACAAGCCGAATTATCTGAGCGAGTACTGTATCATTACCTACGCGTGTTACATGGGTGCGAAGGTAGCCCGTTGTTAGCAATGTGCCGGCTATTACGGGTTCTCCTCGCTTCTTTTCCACTGGTACGGGTTCACCGGTCACCATCGACTCGTCAACATAGCCGTGGCCTTCCTCGACGATACCATCAACTGGTATTCGTTCACCAGACTTCACAGCGACAAGGTCTCCAACATTGATACGGTCTAATGGTACTTCCTCTTCGACTCCATCCTTTACAAGTCTCGCTGTGGGAGGCTGCAGCTCGAGCAATTTTCGTACGGCTTCACCTGTACGCAGCTTCATCTTTGCCTCAATGAACCTGCCCAGGAGTATGAAGGAGATTATGAAAGCTGGTGCCTCGAACTATGTTTCGGATTCTATGATGCCAAACATTGATGCAACACTAAGAACATAGGCGGCGCCACTGCCGAGAGCTACAAGAGTATCCATACCAGCTGAATAAGTTTTTCAAGGATCTGATGGCACCAGTAAAGAATCTACGTCCTCCGGTTGCCATCACCAATGTGGCTATGAGAAAGCCTATAAGATCCACAACGTTCTTGGGGAGTCCTAGTAAGGGCTTAATGAGGTACACCAACAAACCCAGAGCAATCGATGGCGGAAGACTAACGAGTACGAGGCGCTTTAACTCGGCAACTTCACGCTCTACTATTCTTTGTTCAACCTCCTCGAGACTTATCTCCTCAGCTGCAACCTTGACCACGCGGTAGCCCATTGATTCGATATGTTTTTTCTAATTTCGTCCACAGTAACTGTCAGAGGATTGTAGGTTACGAATAACCTTCTTAGAGACATGGAAAGCTCTAACATCGACAACACCCGGTATCTTTGACAATTTGTTCTCCAGTGTGAGTTCATCGCTAGGAGTGCTTAGGTTCTCAACTATGAACACTGCCTCCTCACGATAAACATCGTAGCCAACCTCGCGTACAATTTTAACTATGTCCTTGAGAGTTGTAGTTGATGGATCATATTCAACTATGGCCTCCCCCGTGGCGAAGTTTACTGAGACTTTGCCAACACCTTTCACCTTACGCAAAGCTTTCTCAATGGTTACTACGCAATTTGCACAATGCATGCCGAGTACACGTAGCTTCATTGCTACTTGTCTTTGCTCTTCAACGGTGATCCTCAAGTTCTTTCTCGTGGTGGTAGGATTATCAGTCATGTCGGTGTAACCTACACCATAATAGAATATAGCATGTGTTATGTGTCTATATTTTTCAGCACCGGATACGATGCTAGGAGGTTGTAGGCTGCTAACTTGTACTACATGATTGATTACTTGGTAATTTGTGCTCGTTCCTAATCAAACAAGGGAAGGCGATACATGTCTGCTCTGCTAAAAACTAGATTTAGAATATATTAATTGATCCTGGATGTTATAGTCATATTTAAATCTTCGCTGCGGCTCCGGACATATTTTCTCAAGGCATTCCATTTCCTCCCTTTGGAATAATCCATACTTTACTGTCACATATCATTGCGTAAGATGTTTGTTGAGGAATCAGGGAAGACCTCTTTGGTCCTTGCGTTTTTGCTTCCCCTTCTACCCTCCTTAGGCTTTCAAGAACAACATTGATATCCTTGAAGGAATGTTGAGAAGGAGTTGATGACTCTTCATTTTGAGTGGATAACTTGGGGTCAGCTGAATTGATTAGTAGTGTGGGATGGCGGGCCCGCGGGGATTTGAACCCCGGACTACCGGCTCCGCAGGCCGGCGTCCTATCCTGGCTAGACTACGGGCCCAGCCCATGGTAATGAATTTCATTAATCCTCTCCCTCTTAAGCTTTTCACTTGGAGTTAGGGTAGGGTTTTGGCCAAGTGGTCTTATACGGTGATACGTATAGTGTATTGGTGTAGTAGGGGTTGTCATTTTGGCTAAGCGTAAGCGGCGTGGCAGTGCTGGTATCGATTTGCTGACGTTTCTCCGGAGTGGTGGTGCGGGTGCAAGAACAGCGAGTAATAGTGGTGTGCAAGTTTCGTCTCCTGGTGCAGGTAGAGCCGGAGTGGATGACGGGAGGGATAGTAGAGGAGGGATGTTAGAGTCTGCTGGTTCTGTTGTGCAGCGATATTTTGATGAAAGTCTGCGCGAGCTACTTACAGAAATACGTTCTAGTAGGAATGAGGCTAATAGAGCTGGCGAGGGAGCGAGAAGCGAGAAACGTCTATCCACAAGTGTAAGTGATAACATAGCTGATGTGAGTAATAATGTTGTATCTGGCAGTGTTTCAGCTGCAGTAGAGGCTGCAGAGCGGGATCTCATTCGAAAGCCTCTGTCGGGTCAAGCTGTAGCTAACGTTGAAAGCTTGATTCATGCCTCCAAGGTTCTGGAGAAGTTGTCTATCCTTCCCCTTGTGAATGAGCCTATGGAAGCGCGGGAAGGGTTTGAGGGATTTCTTCTGCAGACATACTATGATGGTGATAGGGGTGTTGTTGCAGTAAAGCTATATGATGACCGTTCTGGTAGAATAGGGGTCTACTTCGACACTACAGGGTATAAGCCGTACTTTCTGACCGATATACCACCTGATAAGCTTCAAGAGATTCCGCAAGTTGTTAAGCATAAAGGATTTGATCATGTTGAAGTTGTCGAGAAGTTTGACTTGTTAAGGTGGCAGAAGAAGCGTGTAACCAAGATAGTCGTTAAGACGCCGGATGTAGTTAAGCAGCTTAGGGACAAGGTTCCTAGGGCATGGGAGGCTAACATTAAGTTCCACCATAACTACATCTACGACTTTGGGCTTACACCAGGTCTCCGCTACCGGGTTTCAAGTGGAAGGCTCGAGTTGGTTGGAGGTGATGTTTCGGAGGAAGCAGAACAGTTCATCCGCAAGGTATTTAGTGGCGAGGATGAATCTATAGTGGAGACAGCTATTCGCTGGTTCCCACTATTCGAGCAGCCTCCGCCTAAACCTAGGCGTCTTGCTGTGGACATAGAGGTCTATACCCCATTTAAGGGTCGTGTACCAGATGCGTCAGCTGCAAGCTACCCTATTATCAGTGTTGCATTTGCGTCGGATGACGGCTTGAGAGTAGTGTTTATCCTTGCTAGGCCAGGTGTTGTCGGTGGTGAACCGAGGGAAGGTGTCAAGGAAGGTGTTCACATAGAGATATTCGACGACGAACGCGCACTCATACTTGAAACCTTTAGGCTTATAGCTAACTACCCCATAGTGCTAACGTTTAACGGTGATAACTTCGACTTTCCATATCTATACAACCGTGCCCTAAAGCTTGGAATTCCTAAGGATGTTATACCGTTTAAGCCCACACGGAGCTATATGAGTTTAAAGTATGGAATTCACATAGACCTATACCAGTTCTTCAGCATAAAAGCTATACAGAGCTATGCATTTGGTAATGCATACAAGGAGTTTACCCTCGATGCTATAGCTTCAGCGCTACTAGGCGAACACAAGGTGGAAATAGAGTCTACTGTGAGTGACCTCTCGCTCCTCGAACTCGTAAGGTATAATATTCGTGACGCTGAGCTAACACTAAAACTCACTAGCTTTAATCGTGACCTGGTATGGAAGCTTATCGTGCTGCTAGCACGTATATCTAGGCTGCCCATAGAGGATGTTACGAGAAGCCAAGTTTCAGCGTGGATTAAGAGCCTTCTCTACTGGGAGCATAGGCGTAGAGGCTACTTGATACCGTCAAGGGATGAAATAATCAAGTTGAAGGGCGAGGTCAAGTCTGAGGCTCTAATCAAGGGCAAGAAGTATCAAGGCGCAATAGTTCTTGATCCGCCCAGCGGCGTATTCTTCCGTGTAGTTGTACTAGACTTCGCAAGTCTATATCCAAGCATTATCAAGAAATGGAACCTTAGCTACGAGACTGTAAATCCGGTGTACTGTCCTGGCTCAAAGATAGTAGAGGTCCCAGACGTCGGGCACAAGGTATGTATGAGTAATCCGGGGCTTACCGCGCAAATTGTTGGTTTGTTGAGAGATTACAGGGTTAAGATCTACAAGAAGAAGGCGAAGGATAAGAGTCTGCCCGAGGATGTGAGGGCTTGGTATGATACTGTACAAGCTGCAATGAAGGTATACATTAACGCTAGCTATGGCGTATTTGGTGCTTCATCATTCCCGCTCTATGCGCCGCCTGTTGCAGAGAGTGTAACAGCGATAGGTAGGTATACGATTAAGGAGACAGTTAAGAAGGCTGCCGAGCTAGGCCTTAGGGTCCTCTACGGCGATACTGACTCTTTGTTTATCTGGAACCCGGATGAGGAGAAACTTGAAGAGCTGCAAAAGTATGTCGAGGAAAACTTTGGCCTCGACCTTGAGGTAGACAAGGTATACAAGTTCGTAACCTTTAGCGGGCTTAAGAAGAACTATATTGGCGCATACGAGGATGGTAGCGTCGATGTTAAGGGCATGGTTGCTAAGAAGCGTAA
This DNA window, taken from Hyperthermus butylicus DSM 5456, encodes the following:
- a CDS encoding HAD-IC family P-type ATPase gives rise to the protein MISFILLGRFIEAKMKLRTGEAVRKLLELQPPTARLVKDGVEEEVPLDRINVGDLVAVKSGERIPVDGIVEEGHGYVDESMVTGEPVPVEKKRGEPVIAGTLLTTGYLRTHVTRVGNDTVLAQIIRLVRHAQAGKPPIQHIVDKTAGMFAWFVMGIATIVFIYWYFIAGLPLGKALVFLAAVLLVACPCAFRLSFTSSSCNGSWPCCETRCGNKEHRVYREGNQVDDGCLR
- a CDS encoding heavy-metal-associated domain-containing protein, whose product is MTDNPTTTRKNLRITVEEQRQVAMKLRVLGMHCANCVVTIEKALRKVKGVGKVSVNFATGEAIVEYDPSTTTLKDIVKIVREVGYDVYREEAVFIVENLSTPSDELTLENKLSKIPGVVDVRAFHVSKKVIRNLQSSDSYCGRN
- a CDS encoding DNA-directed DNA polymerase I — its product is MLESAGSVVQRYFDESLRELLTEIRSSRNEANRAGEGARSEKRLSTSVSDNIADVSNNVVSGSVSAAVEAAERDLIRKPLSGQAVANVESLIHASKVLEKLSILPLVNEPMEAREGFEGFLLQTYYDGDRGVVAVKLYDDRSGRIGVYFDTTGYKPYFLTDIPPDKLQEIPQVVKHKGFDHVEVVEKFDLLRWQKKRVTKIVVKTPDVVKQLRDKVPRAWEANIKFHHNYIYDFGLTPGLRYRVSSGRLELVGGDVSEEAEQFIRKVFSGEDESIVETAIRWFPLFEQPPPKPRRLAVDIEVYTPFKGRVPDASAASYPIISVAFASDDGLRVVFILARPGVVGGEPREGVKEGVHIEIFDDERALILETFRLIANYPIVLTFNGDNFDFPYLYNRALKLGIPKDVIPFKPTRSYMSLKYGIHIDLYQFFSIKAIQSYAFGNAYKEFTLDAIASALLGEHKVEIESTVSDLSLLELVRYNIRDAELTLKLTSFNRDLVWKLIVLLARISRLPIEDVTRSQVSAWIKSLLYWEHRRRGYLIPSRDEIIKLKGEVKSEALIKGKKYQGAIVLDPPSGVFFRVVVLDFASLYPSIIKKWNLSYETVNPVYCPGSKIVEVPDVGHKVCMSNPGLTAQIVGLLRDYRVKIYKKKAKDKSLPEDVRAWYDTVQAAMKVYINASYGVFGASSFPLYAPPVAESVTAIGRYTIKETVKKAAELGLRVLYGDTDSLFIWNPDEEKLEELQKYVEENFGLDLEVDKVYKFVTFSGLKKNYIGAYEDGSVDVKGMVAKKRNTPEFLKKEFSEILNLLGSVNSPEEFVKVRNHIREKLRTVYTGLRELDYNLDELAIRMALNKPLDAYTKNTPQHVKAARQLARMGVQVLPGDVISFVKVKGKEGVKPVQLARLAEVDVDKYVETMKSVFEQFLAAINMSWDEVIGSSRLELFLRKNS